A region of Pleionea litopenaei DNA encodes the following proteins:
- a CDS encoding efflux RND transporter permease subunit: MIDSILRLSISRRYLILSFVLVIIGIGSWSYQHLPIDAVPDITNVQVQINTEAPGYSPLEAEQRITYPVETALYGLPKLSYTRSLSRYGLSQVTVVFEEGTDIYFARNLINARLGSIKSVLPSGIEPEMGPISTGLGEIFMYTVRAESDAKQNDGTPYNATALREIQDWIIKPQLAQVKGVIEVNSIGGYNKQYHVLPDPKKLLYYRISIEELVQALRANNDNRGAGYIERNGQQLLVRSPGQLATIEDIGNVIITEHDNIPIKVIDVADIAIGKELRTGAATQDGQETVLGTAMMLIGENSRTVAREVSEKLESIQASLPRGVVAEAVYDRTTLVDKAVATVTKNLLEGALLVIVVLFVLLGNIRAALITAAVIPLSMLMTITGMVRTGVSANLMSLGALDFGLIVDGAVIIVENAVRRLGQAQHNGGVQSLKERLHTVYEATTEVIRPSLFGVAIITVVYIPIFTLTGVEGKMFHPMAATVVMALLSAMLLSLTVVPAAVAIFMRGKINEKESAVIRHTKSIYQPLLTMALRFRWLVISSATALVAACLWLASTLGSEFVPQLNEGDIALHAMRIPGTGLEQAVEMQEVLEKKIKAFPEVDKVFARIGTPEVATDPMPPNVADNFVILKPRSDWPDPDKTKAELVEEMEQALEELPGNNYEFTQPIQMRFNELISGVRADLGIKVFGDDLDQLVSTANDILRSVNSVAGAADARVEQVTGLPTLSVIPNRTALGRYGLNVAELQDWVSAAIGGESAGILYEGDRRFELVVRLPETLRRDVERLSFLPVPLPNGDYVPLQEIATLDISPAPAQISRENGKRRVVVTANVRGRDLGSFVEEVKQQIQNDVQIPAGYWLDFGGTFEQLESASQRLIIVVPITLLIILGLLVMAFASFKDALIIFSGVPLALTGGVLSLYLRDMPLSISAGIGFIALSGVAVLNGLVMVSFIKDLWHAKGDLANAVIEGALTRLRPVLMTALVASLGFVPMALNTGTGAEVQRPLATVVIGGIISSTLLTLFVLPVLYQMIHQGRRDS; encoded by the coding sequence ATGATTGATTCTATTTTGCGCCTGTCGATTTCACGGCGCTACCTTATATTAAGTTTCGTCCTCGTCATAATTGGTATTGGAAGCTGGAGTTACCAACACCTACCTATTGATGCGGTGCCAGACATTACCAACGTACAAGTTCAAATTAATACCGAAGCTCCGGGCTATTCACCACTTGAAGCTGAGCAACGGATCACTTATCCCGTCGAGACAGCACTATATGGTTTACCGAAACTGTCGTATACGCGCTCACTTTCTCGCTATGGGCTTTCTCAAGTCACGGTTGTGTTTGAAGAAGGTACTGATATCTATTTTGCTCGTAATTTGATAAATGCTCGGCTCGGTTCGATTAAAAGCGTATTACCCTCCGGTATTGAGCCCGAAATGGGACCCATTTCGACCGGGTTAGGTGAAATCTTTATGTATACGGTTCGAGCAGAGTCCGATGCAAAGCAAAACGATGGCACGCCCTATAACGCGACCGCTCTCCGCGAAATTCAGGACTGGATCATCAAGCCGCAGCTGGCTCAGGTGAAAGGCGTTATCGAGGTAAATAGTATTGGTGGTTACAACAAGCAATATCATGTGCTGCCTGATCCAAAAAAGTTACTTTACTACCGCATCAGCATTGAAGAGTTAGTGCAGGCTTTGCGTGCCAACAATGATAATCGAGGTGCAGGCTATATCGAGCGTAATGGCCAGCAGCTTTTGGTCCGTTCTCCGGGGCAATTAGCCACTATCGAAGATATCGGAAATGTCATCATTACAGAGCACGATAATATTCCAATTAAAGTCATCGACGTTGCTGATATTGCTATTGGTAAAGAATTGCGCACTGGAGCGGCAACTCAAGATGGCCAGGAAACTGTGCTGGGAACGGCGATGATGTTGATCGGTGAGAACTCTCGAACTGTCGCGCGTGAAGTCTCGGAAAAACTCGAATCTATACAGGCGTCATTACCAAGAGGGGTGGTTGCCGAAGCGGTATATGATCGAACCACACTGGTCGATAAGGCCGTTGCAACGGTTACTAAAAACCTGCTCGAAGGCGCACTACTGGTTATTGTCGTTCTCTTCGTCCTACTCGGCAATATTCGAGCCGCATTAATAACCGCTGCCGTGATCCCACTTTCCATGTTGATGACCATCACAGGTATGGTTCGAACCGGTGTGTCGGCGAATTTAATGAGTTTAGGTGCGCTGGACTTCGGTTTGATAGTCGATGGCGCGGTCATCATCGTCGAAAATGCAGTCAGGCGATTAGGACAAGCGCAACATAATGGAGGTGTACAATCTTTAAAAGAGCGGTTGCATACGGTATACGAAGCCACTACCGAGGTCATTCGTCCGAGTTTGTTCGGTGTTGCAATTATTACGGTTGTGTACATTCCTATTTTCACTTTAACGGGTGTGGAAGGGAAAATGTTTCACCCTATGGCTGCTACGGTAGTCATGGCACTTCTATCTGCCATGCTTTTATCTCTCACCGTAGTACCAGCTGCCGTTGCCATTTTTATGCGCGGTAAAATTAATGAAAAAGAAAGTGCCGTGATCAGACACACCAAATCGATTTACCAACCGTTACTCACAATGGCATTAAGATTTCGCTGGTTGGTAATTAGTTCGGCGACGGCCTTGGTCGCTGCATGTCTATGGTTGGCTTCCACATTAGGATCCGAGTTCGTTCCTCAATTAAACGAAGGTGATATCGCGCTTCACGCCATGCGTATTCCGGGGACCGGTCTCGAACAGGCGGTCGAAATGCAAGAAGTCTTGGAGAAGAAAATAAAAGCCTTTCCAGAAGTAGACAAAGTATTTGCTCGCATTGGAACGCCGGAAGTAGCGACGGATCCGATGCCGCCGAATGTTGCTGATAACTTTGTTATTTTGAAACCTAGAAGTGATTGGCCAGATCCTGATAAAACCAAAGCGGAGTTGGTTGAAGAAATGGAGCAAGCTCTTGAAGAACTTCCTGGTAATAACTATGAGTTTACTCAACCCATTCAAATGCGTTTTAACGAATTGATTTCCGGCGTTCGAGCTGATCTCGGGATCAAAGTCTTTGGCGATGATTTGGATCAATTGGTGAGTACAGCGAACGATATTTTACGTTCAGTGAACTCCGTTGCTGGAGCAGCTGACGCTCGGGTTGAGCAAGTGACGGGTTTACCAACACTGTCGGTTATTCCCAACCGGACGGCACTTGGCCGGTACGGACTGAATGTCGCAGAACTTCAAGACTGGGTTTCGGCAGCCATTGGAGGTGAATCCGCTGGGATCCTCTATGAAGGCGATCGTCGTTTTGAGTTGGTTGTACGATTACCTGAGACTCTACGACGGGATGTTGAGAGATTGTCTTTTTTACCGGTGCCGTTGCCTAACGGTGACTATGTACCCTTACAGGAAATCGCTACGTTAGACATTTCTCCAGCACCTGCGCAAATCAGTCGAGAGAATGGAAAGCGTCGTGTGGTGGTAACGGCGAATGTACGTGGTCGTGATTTGGGTAGTTTCGTCGAAGAAGTGAAACAGCAAATCCAAAATGACGTACAAATACCCGCAGGTTATTGGCTAGATTTTGGCGGTACCTTTGAGCAATTGGAGTCCGCCAGCCAAAGGCTTATTATTGTTGTGCCGATTACTTTGTTGATTATTCTGGGGCTCTTGGTGATGGCCTTTGCGTCATTTAAAGATGCACTCATTATTTTCAGCGGCGTACCGCTGGCCTTAACCGGAGGTGTACTTTCTCTTTATTTGCGAGATATGCCACTGTCCATATCCGCTGGTATTGGATTTATTGCGTTATCCGGCGTTGCAGTACTCAACGGCCTTGTGATGGTCTCCTTTATAAAAGATTTATGGCACGCAAAAGGCGACTTAGCAAATGCCGTTATCGAAGGCGCCTTGACGCGCTTGCGACCTGTTCTAATGACAGCATTGGTGGCCAGTTTAGGGTTTGTGCCGATGGCTTTAAACACAGGCACGGGTGCTGAAGTGCAACGCCCCCTCGCTACTGTGGTTATAGGTGGTATCATTTCTTCGACACTGTTAACACTTTTTGTGCTGCCTGTGTTGTACCAAATGATTCATCAAGGACGTCGAGACAGTTAG
- a CDS encoding DUF3703 domain-containing protein: protein MTSYRRNIGPFVEREIAKSLEAQKKGHFDKAFSFLENAHVLGQPSTYWHIKVHYLMLVWGIKQKDFREVWGQVIRLIGAALLTAVKGVPEGNTGGSNVSPLKPMRIDPNLANIIQKAKNDKD from the coding sequence ATGACTAGTTATCGAAGAAATATTGGTCCCTTTGTAGAGAGGGAAATTGCTAAATCATTGGAGGCGCAAAAAAAAGGGCATTTTGACAAAGCGTTTTCCTTTCTTGAAAATGCTCATGTATTGGGCCAACCTTCAACCTATTGGCATATCAAGGTTCATTATCTAATGTTAGTGTGGGGTATCAAACAAAAAGATTTTCGAGAAGTTTGGGGGCAGGTAATTCGACTTATAGGCGCAGCTCTCTTAACTGCTGTTAAAGGAGTTCCAGAAGGTAACACGGGCGGAAGTAATGTTAGTCCGCTCAAACCTATGAGAATCGATCCCAATCTCGCAAACATTATCCAAAAAGCAAAAAATGATAAAGATTAG
- a CDS encoding DNA-binding protein — protein sequence MARSGITKHDVEKARQTLMSKGLNPSIDAIRVELGNTGSKTTISRYLKDIESEDSVRLDDEALLSSGIKELIAKLAAKLHQEAHDIVKQSESTHKATVDELKVSNRELMETEKVKSQKLESAKSEIEILKSEITKSKEHATEVESKLLNEQSETQKLQAVLAEKDSQIVTLKDNHQHARDSLVHYRESVKVQREQEQRQHEQQIQQLQSELRQLNQTLVIKQTDITQLNKDNSRLVTELRAVQKDNHKLEDKVKELCKITDNLKQELNQTLLKLERTENEKAETAKLRTTLDQKLVLESKKIRDLELENTKLETELRLLKDSAKSGKS from the coding sequence ATGGCACGTTCTGGTATAACAAAACATGATGTTGAGAAAGCTCGTCAAACCCTTATGAGTAAAGGGCTTAACCCATCCATAGATGCCATACGAGTAGAGCTGGGTAATACAGGTTCGAAGACCACCATATCCAGGTATCTGAAAGATATTGAATCAGAAGATAGTGTACGACTCGATGATGAAGCTCTGCTCAGTAGTGGCATCAAAGAGCTGATCGCAAAACTCGCGGCCAAGTTGCACCAGGAAGCCCATGACATTGTTAAGCAGTCAGAATCGACACACAAAGCGACCGTAGACGAACTCAAGGTTTCAAATCGAGAGTTAATGGAAACTGAGAAAGTTAAATCGCAGAAACTTGAGTCCGCGAAAAGTGAAATTGAAATACTAAAGAGCGAAATCACCAAGTCGAAAGAACACGCTACAGAAGTAGAATCAAAGCTCCTGAATGAACAATCTGAAACTCAAAAATTACAAGCTGTCCTTGCAGAAAAAGACAGTCAAATAGTCACTTTAAAAGACAATCACCAACATGCGCGGGACAGCTTGGTACACTATCGGGAGTCGGTGAAAGTGCAGAGGGAACAGGAGCAACGTCAACACGAACAGCAGATCCAACAACTTCAAAGTGAACTGCGTCAGCTAAATCAAACGTTAGTGATAAAACAAACCGACATTACTCAACTTAATAAAGATAACAGTCGATTAGTCACCGAATTAAGAGCCGTACAAAAGGATAATCACAAGCTTGAAGACAAGGTAAAAGAACTCTGCAAAATAACAGATAATCTAAAGCAAGAACTGAATCAAACACTGTTAAAACTGGAACGTACTGAAAATGAAAAAGCTGAGACTGCGAAATTAAGGACTACGTTAGATCAAAAGCTCGTATTGGAATCCAAAAAGATCCGTGATTTAGAGCTTGAAAATACTAAACTGGAAACAGAGCTTCGCTTGTTAAAGGATTCGGCTAAATCCGGCAAATCCTGA
- a CDS encoding TolC family protein, translated as MKKPIVSLFLLACAVGSAWANDGGTETFKSPKQSLTLKSVLQKTLEQNPQLHQFDFQRQTLESLRETSQLKPGVEFGVDLENIAGSGNAQGENNAEITVALSSVIELGDKRQSRLSVMDARLERFKFEQQAQTLDILGEVTVRFIQTLGTQEELRLSKEAIKLAESFYKVVKKRAERGAASDAEVMRAKAQLVQSQVQELSLQQKLLRQQVALARFWGDTSRKDFELEGNLYAFGSDLSFDTLFEKVKRSPSLQVFASEMRLKQAEIRLAKTENQADFSWQLGVKRAQDSRDTSLTAGFSMPLFSESRNKSRVNAALAESNSVAYRRTDHLLALHEQVFNAFSQRQQHITVYRKLSEAVIPVLENALALTRDAYERGRLKYQDFIAAQQELLAAKKQLIESARSALINQVIIEQLTAESIADYGYSRKTHR; from the coding sequence ATGAAGAAACCTATCGTTTCTCTATTTTTGCTCGCCTGTGCGGTAGGCAGTGCGTGGGCAAATGATGGTGGCACTGAAACTTTCAAGTCACCAAAACAGAGCCTGACATTAAAATCGGTTCTACAAAAAACGCTGGAGCAAAATCCTCAGCTACACCAATTTGATTTTCAACGGCAAACCTTGGAGTCACTTCGGGAGACCAGTCAGTTAAAGCCAGGGGTAGAGTTCGGTGTAGACCTTGAGAACATCGCTGGGAGCGGTAATGCTCAGGGCGAGAACAACGCTGAGATCACCGTCGCATTATCCTCAGTGATTGAGTTGGGCGATAAACGTCAATCACGATTATCAGTGATGGATGCGCGTTTGGAGCGTTTCAAGTTTGAGCAACAAGCGCAAACGCTTGATATTCTTGGTGAAGTGACAGTGAGGTTTATTCAAACTTTAGGGACTCAAGAGGAGCTTCGACTTTCTAAAGAAGCTATCAAGCTTGCGGAATCATTCTACAAGGTAGTAAAAAAGCGAGCTGAACGCGGCGCGGCTTCGGATGCCGAAGTCATGCGAGCCAAGGCTCAGCTGGTGCAGTCGCAGGTTCAAGAGCTCAGCTTGCAACAAAAGTTGCTACGCCAACAAGTGGCGCTCGCGCGTTTTTGGGGCGATACATCGCGCAAAGATTTTGAGCTTGAAGGTAACTTGTATGCGTTTGGTAGCGACCTTAGCTTTGATACGTTGTTTGAGAAAGTGAAGCGTTCTCCTTCTTTGCAAGTTTTTGCCAGTGAAATGCGGCTAAAACAAGCGGAAATCCGATTGGCGAAAACTGAGAATCAAGCCGATTTCTCTTGGCAATTGGGAGTAAAGCGCGCTCAGGACAGTAGGGATACATCACTGACAGCGGGATTCTCCATGCCTCTGTTCAGTGAGAGTAGGAATAAGAGCCGAGTTAACGCTGCATTGGCAGAAAGTAATTCCGTTGCCTATCGACGAACGGATCATTTACTTGCCTTACATGAACAAGTATTCAACGCCTTTTCCCAACGGCAGCAACACATCACGGTTTACCGGAAATTAAGTGAAGCTGTGATTCCTGTTCTCGAAAATGCACTGGCACTTACACGAGATGCTTATGAACGAGGCCGCTTAAAGTATCAAGACTTTATCGCGGCTCAACAGGAACTTCTTGCTGCAAAAAAACAACTTATCGAATCGGCGCGTTCTGCTTTGATCAATCAGGTGATCATCGAGCAACTCACAGCAGAGTCCATAGCTGACTATGGCTATTCGCGTAAAACACATCGATAA
- a CDS encoding IS256 family transposase, protein MDKKEVEAWARKAAKGIKTEEELNDFRQMLTKVTVETALNAELDEHLGYERHAQSDSDNYRNGYTPKTLLTEDGPLSIETPRDRQGTFEPQLVKKQQTRFTTMDEKILSLYAKGMTTREIVATFKDMYDADVSPTLISKVTNAVIEQVIEWQSRPLDSIYPIVYLDCIVLKIRQDKQVINKCVYLALGVTMEGQKELLGLWLSENEGAKFWLNVLTELQNRGVKDILIACVDGLKGFPDAINSAYPETQVQLCIVHMIRNSVRYVPWKDYKAVTADLKRIYQSATEEDALLALEQFSERWDDKYPQISRSWKTHWHNLNTLFNYPPEIRKAIYTTNAIESLNSVIRKSIKKRKLFPSDDSAKKVVYLAIMDASKKWTMPIRNWKAALNHFMIVFDGRLDDYV, encoded by the coding sequence ATGGACAAGAAAGAGGTTGAAGCCTGGGCTCGTAAAGCAGCCAAAGGCATAAAGACTGAAGAAGAGTTAAATGACTTTCGTCAGATGCTGACGAAGGTCACTGTCGAAACCGCTTTGAATGCAGAGCTTGATGAGCATCTGGGCTATGAAAGACACGCTCAGTCAGATTCTGATAATTATCGGAACGGCTATACACCGAAAACGCTTCTTACCGAAGATGGCCCACTCTCAATTGAAACGCCACGAGACCGGCAAGGCACATTCGAACCCCAGTTAGTCAAGAAGCAGCAAACTCGCTTCACTACGATGGACGAGAAAATCCTGAGCCTTTACGCCAAAGGGATGACGACTCGAGAAATCGTAGCCACGTTCAAAGACATGTATGATGCCGACGTCTCGCCCACATTGATTTCAAAAGTCACCAATGCAGTTATTGAGCAAGTCATTGAATGGCAGTCACGCCCACTAGATTCAATTTACCCCATCGTTTATCTGGACTGTATCGTGCTAAAAATTCGGCAAGATAAACAAGTCATCAACAAGTGCGTTTACTTGGCGCTAGGCGTCACTATGGAAGGCCAAAAAGAGCTTTTAGGCTTGTGGTTATCAGAAAACGAGGGGGCTAAATTCTGGCTCAACGTTTTAACTGAGCTTCAAAATCGAGGAGTTAAAGATATTCTCATTGCTTGTGTTGACGGTTTAAAAGGGTTTCCTGACGCTATCAACTCGGCTTATCCCGAAACGCAAGTACAGCTTTGTATAGTGCACATGATTCGAAACTCCGTTCGCTATGTTCCCTGGAAAGACTACAAGGCCGTGACAGCGGATTTAAAGCGCATTTATCAGTCAGCCACTGAAGAAGATGCGCTGCTTGCGTTAGAGCAATTCTCTGAGCGTTGGGACGATAAGTATCCGCAAATCAGTCGCTCCTGGAAAACTCATTGGCACAATCTAAATACGTTATTTAATTATCCGCCTGAAATACGCAAAGCCATTTATACGACCAATGCCATTGAGTCGCTCAACAGTGTGATTCGAAAGTCGATTAAGAAGCGAAAGCTCTTTCCATCAGATGACTCCGCCAAAAAAGTGGTTTATCTAGCGATTATGGACGCTTCGAAAAAATGGACTATGCCTATTAGAAATTGGAAAGCGGCCTTAAATCATTTTATGATTGTATTTGATGGCCGCTTAGATGACTATGTTTGA
- a CDS encoding MerR family transcriptional regulator, whose translation MKIGELAERSGCSIQTIRYYEKLHLLPAPSRSKGNFRLYKSDSLEHLKFIKRCRDLDLALTEIGLLMKIKAKPELECDSVNRIIDTHLERVESKIAEFKQLKSQLVNLRDTLYWSSPTGHFL comes from the coding sequence ATGAAAATTGGTGAACTGGCAGAACGTTCAGGCTGCTCCATTCAAACCATTCGCTACTATGAAAAGCTGCATTTGCTTCCCGCGCCTAGCCGCAGCAAGGGCAATTTTAGACTGTATAAGAGCGACTCATTAGAGCACCTTAAATTCATTAAACGATGTAGAGACTTAGATTTAGCGCTGACTGAGATAGGTCTGTTAATGAAAATCAAAGCCAAGCCTGAGCTTGAGTGCGATAGCGTAAATCGAATAATTGATACACACCTGGAGCGAGTGGAATCTAAAATTGCTGAGTTTAAGCAACTGAAATCACAGCTAGTAAACCTAAGAGATACTTTGTACTGGTCAAGTCCAACCGGACACTTTCTTTAG
- a CDS encoding site-specific integrase: MAGTNNINKYISAATRENTRRSYQSAIEHFEVTWGGLLPTTANGLADYLAHYAESLSYNTLKQRTVAIGQWHQDQGLPDPSKTPLVKKVLKGIRELHPTQSKQARPLHLEALEQVIAHLESHISADPKDLLRAYRDRALLLIGFWRGFRSDELCRLHFENIETANHGMKLFLPRSKGDRHTLGRYYFTPALQKLCPVNAFEDWRQVSGLSKGPIFVGVTRWGSLKQDALHPNSVIPIIRKAFKDAQLLEPESYSSHSLRRGFASWAASNDWNTKELMEYVGWKDLKSAMRYIESNASSNLFLSAS, from the coding sequence ATGGCCGGCACCAACAACATTAATAAGTACATTAGCGCAGCGACCCGAGAGAACACGCGCCGCAGTTATCAAAGTGCGATCGAGCATTTCGAAGTGACTTGGGGCGGACTTTTACCAACAACCGCAAACGGATTGGCTGATTATCTAGCGCATTATGCCGAATCGCTAAGCTATAACACACTCAAACAACGAACTGTGGCCATCGGCCAGTGGCACCAAGATCAGGGACTTCCTGATCCGAGCAAGACTCCGTTGGTCAAAAAGGTACTCAAAGGGATTCGTGAGCTGCACCCAACACAATCAAAGCAAGCTCGTCCGCTACACCTGGAAGCGTTGGAGCAAGTCATCGCGCATTTAGAAAGTCACATTTCAGCTGACCCAAAAGATTTATTGAGAGCCTATCGAGACAGGGCTTTATTGCTAATTGGTTTTTGGAGAGGATTTCGTAGCGATGAACTCTGTCGTTTACACTTTGAAAATATTGAAACTGCGAATCACGGGATGAAACTCTTTCTGCCGCGTTCGAAAGGTGACCGGCACACACTAGGTCGATATTATTTTACACCAGCCTTACAGAAGCTTTGTCCGGTAAATGCCTTCGAAGACTGGAGGCAAGTTTCTGGTTTGAGCAAAGGGCCTATCTTTGTGGGAGTGACTCGTTGGGGAAGTTTAAAGCAAGATGCACTACATCCTAACAGTGTGATACCAATCATCCGCAAAGCTTTCAAGGACGCACAGTTATTAGAGCCAGAATCTTACTCATCACATTCATTAAGACGTGGTTTTGCTTCTTGGGCTGCATCTAACGACTGGAACACAAAAGAACTTATGGAATATGTAGGTTGGAAAGACCTAAAGTCAGCAATGCGTTACATTGAAAGCAATGCAAGTTCGAACTTATTTTTAAGTGCGTCGTAA
- a CDS encoding efflux RND transporter periplasmic adaptor subunit: protein MKQRNILCLFLSGLLLFVSTIVIASGQHEHDKERQHDDDQSTQIDKEMASNVGIETAIASSNIVNRSVIVYGSLATGPEQLSHVRARYSGLIKSVKKSIGDRVNRGDLLAKIESNESLNNYTVKAPISGTVIQRHANTGEVTQDQILFSIANFETLWAEFRIYPSQQTKVRDGQVVLIEANGFELNGTISHVIPVLDKPFLLARVKINNQSSNLTPGLLVEGRIIIEQFQAELTVEKQALQTLGGKIGVFTKAGDEYHFVPLMLGRSDNHFVEVLSGVSEGQEYVSTNSYLIKADIEKSEAEHEH, encoded by the coding sequence ATGAAACAACGCAATATTTTATGTCTGTTTTTGTCAGGCCTATTACTGTTTGTGTCGACGATTGTCATAGCTAGTGGGCAGCACGAGCATGATAAAGAGCGACAACACGACGACGATCAATCAACCCAAATTGACAAGGAAATGGCTTCAAACGTTGGTATTGAAACTGCGATAGCGTCTTCAAACATTGTAAACCGAAGCGTTATAGTTTACGGCAGTCTGGCAACCGGGCCTGAGCAGTTGAGCCATGTTCGTGCGCGCTATTCAGGGTTAATTAAATCCGTCAAGAAATCGATAGGAGATCGGGTCAATCGAGGCGATTTGTTGGCTAAGATCGAGTCTAACGAAAGCTTGAATAACTATACGGTGAAAGCGCCCATATCAGGAACGGTTATTCAGCGCCATGCCAATACCGGTGAAGTCACACAAGATCAAATACTGTTTTCTATCGCCAATTTCGAGACGCTATGGGCTGAATTTCGAATATATCCATCACAACAAACTAAGGTTCGTGACGGACAAGTTGTGTTGATTGAGGCAAATGGATTCGAATTGAACGGCACCATCTCCCATGTTATTCCTGTCTTAGACAAGCCATTTTTATTAGCGCGCGTAAAAATTAATAACCAATCAAGTAATCTGACGCCAGGTTTATTGGTTGAGGGACGTATTATTATCGAGCAATTTCAAGCGGAACTAACGGTTGAGAAACAAGCGCTTCAAACCCTGGGCGGTAAAATAGGTGTTTTTACTAAAGCTGGGGATGAATATCACTTTGTACCTCTCATGCTTGGACGCAGTGACAATCATTTCGTCGAAGTGCTGTCAGGTGTGTCAGAGGGGCAGGAATACGTCAGCACCAACAGTTACCTAATAAAAGCCGACATCGAAAAATCCGAAGCGGAACATGAACATTAG
- a CDS encoding site-specific integrase: MAKAGAEIDPKEFYPDVKKHKGKSRDLPLVDVELRKALEEYLTFRLEKEHSLSPSSPLFITQKGGPYSPNTLQEHMALMLRYWAGIEKASSHSGRRTVITDVIHKQKRSVKVAQKIAGHVNPSTTLIYEEPPEEEIGDALRKLG; the protein is encoded by the coding sequence TTGGCTAAAGCTGGTGCGGAAATCGATCCGAAAGAGTTCTATCCGGACGTTAAAAAGCACAAAGGAAAGTCACGAGACTTACCTTTGGTGGATGTTGAGCTTCGAAAAGCACTCGAGGAATATTTGACTTTTCGATTGGAGAAGGAGCATTCTCTCTCCCCTTCCTCACCTCTTTTTATCACTCAGAAAGGTGGACCGTATTCTCCAAATACACTTCAAGAGCATATGGCTTTGATGCTTCGTTACTGGGCTGGTATAGAAAAAGCAAGCTCGCACAGTGGTCGCCGAACCGTGATTACCGATGTGATACACAAACAGAAGAGATCGGTAAAGGTCGCTCAAAAGATTGCTGGTCATGTAAACCCTTCAACTACGCTTATCTACGAAGAACCACCCGAGGAAGAAATTGGGGATGCTCTGAGAAAACTAGGGTAA